Proteins encoded by one window of Elusimicrobiota bacterium:
- the ftsH gene encoding ATP-dependent zinc metalloprotease FtsH: protein MSKQAKSIAMWLLIVLGFVYLWQVASEKTRERELTYSEFKQAIKERKISDVVISPDLISGMLKEDGKIFKFKTVPVEDSKLVDELENYQIKYKGQKNRGWFLEILISIIPWVLIALIWYFLFIRGPAMGGKQIFSFGRSRARLQTEKKGKTTFVDVAGVEEAKEELKEVIEFLKDPAKFQKLGGKIPKGVLLVGPAGTGKTLLAKAVAGEAGVPFYSSSGSEFVEMFVGVGASRVRDLFDMGRKNAPCVLFIDEIDAVGRHRGAGYGGGHDEREQTLNQLLVEMDGFDTKEGVIILSATNRPDVLDAALLRSGRFDRHIIVPVPDIKGREEILKVHSKNIKLSQIADLSIIAKRTPGFVGADLANLINEAALLAARRNKEAVEMPELEEAIDRVMAGPERRSRKISDKEKKIIAYHESGHALVAKLLPSTEPVHKISIIPRGMALGYTIQLPTEDKYLITKSEMVSKIIVLLGGRAAEKLVFGDITTGAENDLKVATTTVQNMICLYGMSDKLGNVSLRKREEEIFLGRDIFAQEKLYSEKTAQQIDDETRKIIDEAFEKATLLIKTNLEKLKNLAEKLVEKEILEGEELAKLLDHE, encoded by the coding sequence ATGAGCAAACAGGCAAAAAGTATAGCAATGTGGCTATTGATAGTGTTGGGGTTTGTTTATCTATGGCAAGTCGCATCTGAAAAAACAAGAGAACGAGAACTTACATATTCGGAGTTCAAGCAGGCAATTAAAGAGCGAAAAATTTCGGATGTCGTAATCTCGCCAGATTTGATTTCCGGTATGCTTAAAGAAGATGGTAAAATTTTTAAGTTCAAGACGGTTCCAGTAGAAGATTCTAAACTGGTTGATGAACTTGAAAATTATCAGATAAAATATAAAGGACAAAAAAACCGTGGTTGGTTTTTAGAGATTCTTATATCAATAATCCCATGGGTTCTAATTGCGCTTATCTGGTATTTTTTGTTTATCCGAGGACCTGCGATGGGTGGTAAACAGATATTTTCATTTGGCAGAAGTCGTGCACGACTACAAACTGAGAAAAAAGGAAAAACAACATTTGTAGATGTCGCCGGTGTTGAAGAAGCAAAAGAAGAACTTAAAGAGGTAATTGAGTTTCTGAAAGATCCTGCTAAATTCCAAAAGTTAGGCGGTAAAATTCCGAAAGGTGTGTTGTTGGTCGGTCCTGCAGGAACTGGAAAAACATTGCTTGCTAAAGCGGTTGCCGGCGAGGCAGGTGTGCCATTCTATTCGTCAAGCGGGTCAGAGTTTGTAGAAATGTTCGTCGGTGTAGGCGCTTCACGGGTACGCGATTTGTTTGATATGGGTAGAAAAAACGCACCATGCGTGTTGTTCATAGACGAGATTGATGCAGTCGGCAGACACAGAGGCGCTGGCTACGGTGGTGGACATGACGAACGCGAGCAAACACTCAATCAACTACTTGTTGAAATGGACGGATTTGATACAAAAGAAGGCGTAATAATTTTATCTGCTACAAATCGGCCTGATGTGCTTGATGCCGCACTGCTTCGTTCAGGCAGGTTTGATAGACATATTATTGTGCCAGTTCCTGATATCAAAGGTCGTGAAGAAATTCTTAAAGTTCATTCTAAAAATATAAAACTTTCACAAATAGCAGATTTATCAATCATAGCCAAAAGAACACCGGGTTTTGTCGGTGCAGACCTCGCTAACCTTATCAATGAAGCAGCACTGCTTGCCGCGAGACGAAATAAAGAAGCAGTAGAAATGCCTGAACTTGAGGAAGCGATTGACAGGGTAATGGCGGGTCCGGAACGGCGTTCCAGAAAAATTTCAGACAAGGAAAAAAAAATTATCGCATACCACGAATCAGGACATGCGCTTGTTGCAAAACTGCTGCCTTCTACAGAGCCGGTTCATAAAATCTCTATAATCCCGCGTGGTATGGCGCTTGGTTATACGATACAATTACCGACGGAAGATAAGTATCTTATCACTAAATCAGAAATGGTCAGTAAAATTATTGTGCTTTTAGGTGGCAGAGCGGCTGAAAAACTGGTTTTTGGTGATATTACAACCGGTGCTGAAAATGATTTAAAGGTTGCAACGACTACAGTACAAAATATGATCTGTCTTTATGGTATGTCGGATAAATTAGGTAATGTTTCGTTAAGAAAACGTGAAGAAGAAATTTTTTTAGGCAGAGATATTTTTGCACAGGAAAAACTGTATTCAGAAAAAACAGCACAGCAGATTGACGATGAAACCAGAAAAATAATTGATGAAGCATTTGAGAAAGCAACTTTGCTGATAAAAACTAATTTAGAAAAATTAAAAAATCTGGCTGAAAAATTAGTTGAAAAAGAAATCCTTGAAGGTGAAGAACTTGCAAAACTGCTAGATCACGAATAA